gataaaataagaagagaagccgaaaatcgatctcagtggcgtgcacttggagaggcctatgtctagcagtggactgcgataggctgatgatgatgatgagataaaataattgatttaaatgtTAGCAGGCAGATTTGAGGTTCGAAATATTGGTGCTTCTTATTTTGAAACTATCAGCTGGGCTTACTTGGAAGCAGGAGGCAGTAGTGACGAGCCAGGAGGGGTGAATGAGCGCGGCGTCGCAGGCGTGCACATGTGTACGCAATAGCGAGGCGTGCCACGGCCAGTCCCCCGGCCGCGCCGAGCGAGGCAGGCCCTCCACGCCCGAGCCCGCGCCGATACCGCGAGCAGACGTCACACCACATTCTGTTTTGATACAAGGCCATACATTAAAGTTTTCTTCATGCCTTAGAAATGGGGacttaataaaaagttttaaaagagCAATTGGAGTCAACTTACCCAAATTATCACAGACAACTCTTACAACTTTTCGTTCAGGGCATTCACTTTTAACAAACGATATTTCTGGAGCGAAGGGATCTACTATTTCGACGTATtgtggtttttctttcttcggATCTCGCTCTTCATCCGTCTCTCCCTCTTCCGCATCTGGTACTACTTCTGCGCTTAATGAGGccctgaaataataattacaatattacgCATTACTTAGATATCTAACAGATAGATAAGTACGCAGGTAGAATAGTTTCATCTGCATATTACGAAGGTCCACCGAGCTATGTAAAGGTATGATTAAATGCAAAGAATACCTAAGCAGTTACCCGACGGAAAGTTCTCTACGAGTCTATAAAGAATTAACAATACAGTGATTGTGTTAATTAAGTGTGTAGTAGGGTGGTCCTTATTTTTCAACTTTCGAATTATCCTCCGGGCACTTTCTTATTTGATTATATACCTCTAAATACGAAATaggtgtttttttgtttttgattttgttaagaTTTAGAGGTAGCTACCAGCTGtcaattttttacaaaaagtgttaaatataaaaaatattgttcattcATTGCGTGTAGTGAATGATATAGCTGAGCGTGGTGTTGCTTTAATGGAAGaatacaacaaattaattaccaCAAATGAAGAACAAAAGCAATATTTGCTTTTGTTGGTAAAAGAGTATAGAAAAAAGTATCCCAATACTAACAAGTCAACCCTTGCATCTTAAAAGTAAATCattcagattattttatttcatagcaTCAACCaaaattgtgtaatatttttaagacctggttaaaaaaaataaaggattCTGAGAAAAACAAATTTtggctttttatttaaaatttaaacctTGGTAGCGACCtctaaatgttataaaaaaataaaaaaaaattactgtaatttttttactgtacaTTTTCTTATGGTATATAACCAAATTACGTGGTGCCCcccgaaattaaagaaaaaaaaattttcctTAAGAATAAGGACCACCCTAGTGTGTAGTTTACCTAACCTAAGTACGTGGGCAAGTAGAATACTTAGGTACAATGTTCTACCTGACAGTAGGTAATTTAAACATAACTTTGATACCATTAGAACATGATAAGTGGTACTTAAGTGACATAAAAGGTGGGTACGTGGATCTTGAACCCTGAAGATATTTGTATCGATCTCTAACAGGAAAAAAATGGTCATCAGTTTTAAACTTAGTAAAGTTGGAGACAAATGCTCACTTGAAGGTGAGCGCCTTGCAGAGCGAAGCGGCGACGCTGGTGAGCGCACGCTTGTCGTGCTCGTGTGGCGCGGCGCAGATCTTGCCGTCGCGGCCGCGCTCCGCCCACACCGCGTACCCGCTGCGGCTGCGCACTGCGCCCAGCGTTGATTCGCTGTTCTCTCGTCTCCACGATGCAAGGGAGCGAGTGATCCATACTGCGGAAAAAAGTAAAATCCACATTTAATGGCAGCTCATTTGAAAAATGggcaatttttaaccgacttcccaaaaaggaggaggttctcaattcggccggtatgtttttccATATATAGTTTCTTATCCTAATGTCCAGATTAAGAAACCAAACAAAGCAACTTGAGGTCGTGCAGACGTATCCTAACTATTAGTACTCACGACATCCAGCTTCGTCACTCCCGTCAGGGCAGTCGGGCGTTCCATCGCAGCGCAAATGTGCGGGTAGGCAACGCGTTTGCAACGCACACCGCAaaccgcccgcgcccgccgcggaGCAATGCGAGCAACTACGCTCGTCTTCTGCGCCTGCGCAGTCGGGAATGCCATCGCACTCTCGGCGCGATAGTGCGAGTCGCTGAAGGCCTCTTGAGCATTCTGTGAAAAAGAATGGTGATAGAACTCTTGGACATGTTTGTAGTTGTATTTTGAATATAAGTAGTTGGGAATGAAATGACTCGGGACATACCTGGTTCAGGAGCACAGGATCCTTTGCCGAAGTAGTCTGGGAACCGTGCACAATCAAAATGCGGTCGGAGTCGGTCTGGTAGGCGCGCCCCACAACCAGCGTGGAATGCGCGGCAGTAAGCACGACACGGCCGAACTAGACGCTCGTCAGAGCATCGAGGCTGCAGCATTTGACATACAAAATCCTGAAACGCAataaaacatacgtatattaattaCTTTCCTGAATTAAATAACATACGTTATACATAACATATCTCTATTGTAATGTAGAGCCACTTGCCGAGGTCGACCTTTTGGTACACTGAGCCGCAGTCACTCAAGGTTTACGCGCGCCCTTGTCTTTAAAATTCgtacttaagtatataaaaatcaGCAGTAAACTTTCAGTCACCACTGAAGTCCGAAAAAATGTATGTCACACTTTTTagagtacataagggtgtatatgaggtaagtacataagggtgtttatagggtaagtatataaggTACCTAAGTAAGGGAGTTTATGGGGagtgtacataagagagtatatgaggacagtacataagggagtatatagaGTGATGAAACACCCAGCAATTCGTTTCAAGTTATGCTTTGCTGAAACAATGAACTTTAATATGATTGCGTAGGCAGTTTTTGTCTCTGAATTTTCTAAAGATTTATCTcaacattttattgaattatgtaCCTAGGTGTCTTAGTGTCGTTTACCTGTGCAAGATGAGAGCACTCAGCGTCAAGCAGTTCTCTGAACGCGACGAGGTCTCGCATGAGGGCGTCCTTTGACGTGTGGCCCACGAGGTTAGGGTACGTCGTGGTGTTGTAAGGCAGGTGTGAACACAAGGACAGTGTTACTGGCGAGCACTCTCGGACCTCTTCCACAGCATCTGGAGTCACGGCTTCGGTTGTCGGAGCCTCTATTAGCGTTGTTTCGGTCTCCTTCAGTTCCAAGGATGATATTACTGAGTTCTCCTGCAACATACAAAACATGGATCTAGTTTACTGTTGGAAAGTGAAAAAAACTGTTTCGGCTAGTTAAAATAAGCTCCAGAATAATTTTGTGAGTATATTCTATTTGTgataaagatattaaaaattataggaCAGTGCAGATTACCGTGCCATTAAAAACATTATCGATAGACGATAGATGTTCTCGATTAGACACTGCTCCTAATGTAACTTGAGCTGACTTCATGATTAAAAGCGTGAATGAAATCATGCTCAAACTAAGTAACAATAATATTAGAATGCAGAATTGTGCTCTGAACACCTTGGCAGTAGCCGAGCTAcaaaattttctaaattaaagAAATCTATACTTTCCTACTAATATAACATGGAGGAAAAATTTCCATTtccattaatttataataaagagctcttgaaccaatttaaaaaaattctttcattgtatGGAAGCATGGCAATCCCCGAatcacataggctatattatgtCCGCGTATGACAAAaaagttccctcgggacgcgggtgaaacagctcGTATAGCTACTAAAcataattaagaatttaatatgAACTGTTGCTGCAAAATAATTGGAGATCTACGAGGTTGAAATGTAATAGCGTTCTCGCCGAGGTCAGTCCGTGCCTTCAtgacatttcaataaatatagtGAACTTGGAGAATGTTCAATTATCAAGGTATATCAGTGTTTATtacgatattattataattctacACATAGGCAGAGTGTACACGGAGCCCCTTCACATTACAAaggctgaccccaacatagttgataaAAATTTTAGGAATGCATTTTGAGTCGGTTAAAAAGGCTAAGGATTCAATGAGCAACGTTGTAAAACAATAGCAAATTCCAGCTACTGCATAACTTAATCAACGTTTTCAatttaccaaaataatattgaagttCATTGTTCTTGCAAACAATACCAACGGATcagataattatgttaatacGGGGTGACTGCCCCACTGCAATGCAATTCATGAACAGAATATTTAAACGTAAATGTTAAAACTAACATTCGTTCGCATGAAACAATGATAggcaaactaaaataaaattctaaagcaATGAAACTGCCTAGATAAGTAACTGAGCAAAGAGTTTGATTGCTTTGTTTAGAGGCTTACCTAATATTCCAAAACAGGATTTAGTAATCTTCAAGTGTTTGCAGAGTAAAGGAAAGGAGAATATGAATTTGAGCAAATAAAATCATCCAACCGTTAAGACTGCGATGTTTCTCAATTGGCTGATTACCTTGCTATTTAGCGTTGAAATCTAGCTCACCATGAAGAATTCTAAATCTAATTAGGTACTTGTTTATCTTTTTAAGGAGTTCAACGCATCTCTTGAATTATTTggcacaaatatgtaggtactaggtaggtacctctaCCTCTAAAATCGCTCCGGAGATTGAAAACAGTATTTCCATTAAGTGACCGGAAAAAACTAACAATCCTTATCgaagtaatttatttgtatgcAGCGAAAAATAACTTCTTTATTGCATAACCAATATGCTAATATGAAacgtaataaatacttatttgccGAAAATGACGTAGCATCCAATGTTAAACCGTTTGAACAAAAAAACGTTCTCGAGGTAAAAAGAGCGTAAAGATAAAAGTGTAATGGTATAAGGTGCTAATTGAACTGCTTACCTCAATATGTAGCGTCTCCGGCAGCGTGGTTATTTTGCTGAGGTGAGTCGTAGGCGCAGCCAGCTCGCGCGCCAACACGGCCGTCACCTCTGCAGTGCTCACCGCGGTAAAGATCGGCTCGAATGATACCTCGAAATGTACGCGAATACCTTCTTCTGAGCtgcaaattataaattgttttagtCTAGTCTAGCCTAGTTTTGTAATGACCGCAAAGTCATCGGAGCGAATCGCAGAGAGGTCGCCGACCTTCGGTTAAGTTTATCTCTTGTTTGAACACAGAAGCATCATTGATTATAATTCTGAATTGAATCCTGATATAAATCTGAAATTCAGattgtttattgtaattatagaTCTGAAGGACTGGCAAAAGTAGCATTTTccgtttaggtaggtactggtaTATAGCCTTACTTTTTTATTAGTGTTGGCCTTAGACGgccacatttatttaatttgcttaaAGAAGTCTTTCTTTTGCCTGTAAAAAAGTCTTAAGTTCTGGTGTCCCTGACACATCACCTTTAAACTTCTCAATTGAGTTTTATGTCCTACACAAAGTTTCCGAGGCTCCTAAAGGTCTCTAAAGATCCAACGATGCTGTTTTGTTTCAGGAACTCACTAACTTAGTAAATAAATCATGATCAGTTTGTCTATCGTGCTGGCTTTATTACGTGTGGTTAATTTAACACTTGAATGACAATATGACGTACATTAACCCAATATATATCTTCTCAGATTTAGTGGTTTAGTTAACGGCTATTATGTTAATAGCTAACACTTTATATTCATTGCGTAACAGTTACGGTCCGTAAATTACAATTATGTATACTAGAAAAGCACTAACAAGAGCAACAGAAATGGAAGTCACGTAAgatgtaataaaagttaaaaagatTTGGGGCAGCTATTGGCACAACAAATCTGTTTGAACTGCTTCCGCACTAACATTGTAGTGAGAATGAGGAATAACTTTGAATAATATTGCAAAAGCCTAAGCTTCTCAGGGATGTGATTCTTTAAGTTGTGTTGAAATCCTTTTCATAATTAAGAGCACAAAAATGAACCAACCTAGGTAATAATCTGGGTTATCATAGTCCATCAATTCCGGTTGAGTGACCAGAATATCTAACAGTGGAAAGATTCACGGTTGGCAATGTGACATTACAATTTCCTATTTGAATTCAGTTCGCAAAAAGAAAGGGCCGGAACATAAAAACATCGGGAACACAACCTTCTTTGTGGATTACCTACTGACATAGTACAAAACAACGTGCAACGCATAGAAAGTGCTAACGAAGCTCTCAAACAAAGCACGTATCGTACCCTATCGAACTTTCTTGtatcaaatacatataatgctATATTGTCACATCGATGGCACCTTGATATTTATATCGTCGACGTTTTAAGTATAGTACATCTAAAGTAAAAGTTGTTTCGTATAAAAATGGTCTCGATTTCTACGGCAACTAATAAATGCTATGTCCGCTACATACTTACACGTATAAAACTAGATTCCTGAGTCGATTTTTTGTATAGGTATCCTATTTATGCTGCCAATGCCACTACTAACTTACAGAATTGACAAAAAGTTTGGACTGGTAAGACCGCTAGTTATTGAACAATCTAAAACTAGAAACCGATCAATATCATAATAACCTTTCTAGTCGGTAAATTGCCTGTTGCCTTAACCGTATTGCTATCATAAGGCACAACGAAATTGTAGCGTTTTACTAAAACATGCCATGCGCAGGCGCACGCTCGATCACAGACCTCGGAGATTTCGAGAAAGTGTACTTTCTCCATCCATCGGTAAAGACATTACTAGTCAACACCCATTAACATATATTAATCTACATGTGTATTAATATCTTGGAAATGATTAACCTCATTTATGAATGAgttggtattatttttgccaGATGCGGTTTTGTCTTTGACCGTGATTCAAATTAGCACCGAActggttttaataattaaattttggTTGTGTGGCAGGGTCGAGGAACACACTCTTGCAAACAAATCTACTacaattttgtacataaatatgcaAAAGTGTTATGTATGCTGCATTATCTATTTTGTTTATCATAATTCAGTCAAGTCATCCATCATGCACTTTCGCCggtataaaattatgaatagcTGAAAATATGAAGTAACATAATCTTACCTGTCTAAAGCGAGTATATCTGCAGAAACAAAACAGGATCTCAGTTCAGAGTTTGCATATAAATTGTATAGCGCCTGCTGGAGTTCATTTTCACGGGTCCGGTTGGCACGGGGTTCAAGGTCGTTGACCTTTTCGCCCCCGCCTTCGTCTCCCCACGAGCTCACTACGAACGAGCCCCGGAACGTTTGACGGTTAAGGGGATCGCCGAACAGGTACATGTCTGTAAATAAGAATACAATTTGCTCTTCATTTTTGCTTTAACTTACGTTGAGAACTGCTTAGTCCTAAGAATAATGATTAcctattatgtacttacttatgcTTAGAGggaaacaaacatttattaataGGAAATATTAGTAAAATGAGTGACATGCTCGCTTAATTAAGAAGGGTTTTGCCCTTTACTCTCTCTTTTTAGAGTTACTTAACCATAACATTTAAGTACGATATAATAAGGAACAGATCTCATCTCTTGCTTTCGCGTTTCGGATGTCGTTAACGATATGCAAATGACTGTAATGGCGTGACACAGCTCAAGGAAGTAAGTGGCCTGTTCTATTCGCATGAAATGAGCATGAAAAAATAACGATATCATGCTACAAACACATGATtatataaattcaataatatcTCTATTGAAATCGATACAACTAAAGTTTGCCGTAACCATAACATTCACGAGTCACGGT
This window of the Helicoverpa armigera isolate CAAS_96S chromosome 9, ASM3070526v1, whole genome shotgun sequence genome carries:
- the LOC110375703 gene encoding atrial natriuretic peptide-converting enzyme, producing MTFSGNMKESKPRPVKDAWESELGYGWTRNGNQRCVRHRAPESTLSVSSDIRFTRRKLSRPCRGCCAALASLLVLLLLAAVAVYFGHMYLFGDPLNRQTFRGSFVVSSWGDEGGGEKVNDLEPRANRTRENELQQALYNLYANSELRSCFVSADILALDSSEEGIRVHFEVSFEPIFTAVSTAEVTAVLARELAAPTTHLSKITTLPETLHIEENSVISSLELKETETTLIEAPTTEAVTPDAVEEVRECSPVTLSLCSHLPYNTTTYPNLVGHTSKDALMRDLVAFRELLDAECSHLAQDFVCQMLQPRCSDERLVRPCRAYCRAFHAGCGARLPDRLRPHFDCARFPDYFGKGSCAPEPECSRGLQRLALSRRECDGIPDCAGAEDERSCSHCSAAGAGGLRCALQTRCLPAHLRCDGTPDCPDGSDEAGCLWITRSLASWRRENSESTLGAVRSRSGYAVWAERGRDGKICAAPHEHDKRALTSVAASLCKALTFKASLSAEVVPDAEEGETDEERDPKKEKPQYVEIVDPFAPEISFVKSECPERKVVRVVCDNLECGVTSARGIGAGSGVEGLPRSARPGDWPWHASLLRTHVHACDAALIHPSWLVTTASCFQGQPKAEWTARFGTVRIQSTTPWQQERRIVGMVRSPIEGSMLALVRLEEPVEMTDFVRPICLPDNGAEPASRNICNTLGWTRNKDQLQRVQVVTSPMSTCENVSIAIVNGICAEPLYDQDDCDEEEYAGNSMMCFNEKTKQWSLEGVSGWRIACTKIGLGRPRIYDSISSHVDWIRRTISNSAR